The following proteins are co-located in the Silene latifolia isolate original U9 population chromosome 1, ASM4854445v1, whole genome shotgun sequence genome:
- the LOC141609686 gene encoding putative WRKY transcription factor 64 has protein sequence MENQLNITPKLSLNTIMEKVIDEMEKGKECTDILRNILLEKPRLNVDGDDHDYFKVLDHHCRVTLTSFLTSLSLIRSCDFNGDFVGKRKLLVDEDHDHCVGGQIKYQHLYGELPSHPTHTKGGRGSYKRRKMNEGRIEEVTDLREDGFGWRKYGQKVILNANHPRNYYRCTHKFDKKCPATKQVQQISDNPTKYRIIYHGNHICNYNLLIQSPIVIDDHNISSEIQHPSTIVLRFDQKNQVNPLLFPNSASPAMKQEYNSPPLSDQSTSQDQTVTTGHSSSSIVSEQSDLVSTAENQAEDDSMWTDLEVLHDLFDC, from the exons ATGGAAAATCAACTCAATATAACTCCTAAACTCTCATTAAATACCATCATGGAGAAGGTGATTGATGAAATGGAAAAGGGCAAAGAATGTACTGACATACTCAGAAATATCCTACTTGAAAAGCCGAGATTgaatgttgatggtgatgatcATGATTATTTCAAAGTATTAGATCATCATTGTAGGGTGACTTTGACCTCATTTCTTACTTCTCTTTCTTTAATCAGAAGCTGtgattttaatggagattttgttGGAAAGCGTAAATTATTAGTAGATGAAGATCATGATCACTGTGTTGGTGGTCAAATTAAGTATCAACATTTATATGGGGAACTACCTAGTCACCCTACTCATACCAAGGGTGGTAGAGGATCCTACAAAAGGAG GAAGATGAACGAAGGGAGGATAGAGGAGGTAACAGATTTAAGAGAAGATGGATTCGGTTGGAGGAAATATGGGCAAAAAGTGATTCTTAATGCCAATCATCCAAG GAATTACTACAGATGCACCCACAAGTTTGACAAGAAATGCCCAGCTACGAAACAAGTACAACAAATTTCAGACAATCCCACCAAATACAGGATCATCTACCATGGCAATCACATTTGCAACTACAATCTTCTCATCCAATCTCCAATCGTAATCGACGACCATAATATCTCCTCGGAAATTCAACATCCTTCTACCATTGTTCTGAGATTTGATCAGAAAAATCAAGTTAACCCTTTACTGTTCCCAAACTCAGCTTCCCCTGCAATGAAACAAGAGTATAACTCTCCGCCGCTGTCCGACCAATCCACATCTCAAGATCAAACGGTTACAACTGGACATTCATCATCAAGTATTGTTTCTGAACAAAGTGACTTGGTTTCAACTGCTGAAAATCAAGCTGAAGATGATTCCATGTGGACTGACTTGGAAGTCTTACATGATCTGTTTGATTGTTGA